ACCTTGAACCACCCCAACAACCCGATAGGAATGTTGAACAGGATGATAAACCACCCCGTTCCAATCTGAACCCCCATGGTTTCGCTAACCAACGCGGCAATCTGCGCAATCCCGTTAATTCCCGCACTAAAGATTTTCCCCGGCGTCAAAAAATCGTTTAAGGCCACCGCGTTGATCACGGACGCACCAATGGCGACCGCTAGTTGGCGACCGCGCTGCTTTAATTCTAATGCCATTCTCATTTTCCACCCTTCCCGGCAGTGTTTATTGTCACTATTTAACCACATCGCCGGGGCCCTGACTAGCCCAAAAATACCGTAAGTTAGGGCCTTACCGTTTCCTGCTCCGTGGCCAACTAGCCGTTCAGTTTATACGGTTAATGCATAAATATTTACTTACATGAGAATAATAAACAATTTAATGAGAGTTTCTTCCTAATGACGTCGCTTTCTTTAAAAAATGCTAGAATAAGAGACGTAAATTTATGCATAAACTGAAAGGAGTGTCGCCATGAATTATTCCGCATGTACCAGTATTTTAATTGGGGCTAAGGCCTCCATCGATGGTTCGGTGATGATCGGTCGCAATGAAGACGCCAAAGCCGCCTGGCCCAAGCACTTCGTGGTTCATCCCGCGCAAGAGACCCCCGCAGCTCAGTTCGTCAGCCAAGACAACGGCTTTACCCTGCCGTTACCGTCTCACGCGGCCAAGTACACCGCCACCCCCGAATGGACGGATCAGTACGGTCTCTTCGAAGAGGCCGGTATCAACGAGTTCGGCGTGGCCATGAGTGCCACCGAAAGTACGTACTCTAACGACCGCGTCTTAGGCTGTGATCCGCTGGTAGCAAATGGGATCGCCGAAGAAGCCATGGTTACCGTGGTTTTACCATACGTTCACACCGCTAGAGAAGGCGTCAAGCGCCTCGGCCAGCTCGTCGAACACTACGGGACCGCCGAGTCTAACGGCATCTTATTCGCCGATCAGACGGAGGCTTGGTACTTAGAAACCGGTGCCGGCCACTTCTGGGTCGCTCAACGCATCCCGGATCACGCCTACGCCGTCGTCGCCAATCAGATGGCGATCCAAACCATCGATTTTCACGATCCGGCGAACTTCCTGTTTGCGCCAAACCTGCAGGCTTTCGTCCGTGAAAACCACCTGAATCCGCACCCGGATCACTTTAACTGGCGCGAAATCTTCGGGACCCGCGATCAATCGGATCTCTATTACAACACGCCGCGGGTCTGGTACGGTCAACAACGGTTCACCCCCCAGGTCAGTGCACAACCACAGTCATTCGACTTACCCTTTATCCAATATGCCGATCGTCAACTCGCCGTCACCGACGCTCAGGATTACTTGAGTAGCCACTACGAGGGCACGCCGTACGATCCCGTGGGTGCGGGGAGTCCGGCCGAACGTACTCGCTTTCGACCCGTTAGTCTGGCCAAAACGCAGGAATCACACGTCTTACAGTTGCGGCCCGACTTTGAGCCGGCCTTAGCGGGGATTCAGTGGTTGGCCATGGGCGTGGGCGCTCAAAGCGTCTACGTCCCGTTCTACGCGGGTATCGACAGTACCCCCACGGCGTATCACCTGGGGCAAGCCACTTACGATCGCCAATCGGCTTACTGGACCTATAAGCTCGTCGGTGTCCTAAATGACGCCCACTACCACGAAACCATCACGGCCTTAAACGCCGCCCAGAAACAATTGCGTGGCGAGCTAGCCCACCTGGTTCGCCAGACCGACGCGGTTGCCCAACACCTAACCGGGTTAGAACTCACGCACTACCTCACCGTTCAATCCAACCGTGCCGCTGCATTGGGAATCCAGCGGTACCGTGATTTAGCGGCGCAATTCATCACCCAGGCAACTGACTTGGGACCACTAAACTATCATCAAGATTTGAATTTGTAGACTGGCTGGGACGTTCGCCCCACCAAATGGGAGATTATTAGACATATGGAAAAACAACAGAAGATTAAACTATCAACTTTAATCTTAATGATTTTTACGGCCATCTATGGCTTTGCTAACACCACGGTCGCTTACGACCAAATGGGGTATGCCAGTATCATCTGGTACATCCTCGCTGCCTTATTGTTCTTCTTACCCAGCGCGTTAATGCTGGCCGAATACGGATCCGCCTTCAAAGAGGCTAAAGGAGGAATTTACTCCTGGCTAGCCGGCTCGATTGGCGAAAAATGGGCCTTCATCGGGACCTTCATCTGGTTATCTTCGTGGATCATCTGGATGCTCTCCACGTCCTCCAAGGTCTGGATTCCACTCTCCACGTTGATCTCCGGCAGTGACCAAACGCAAACCTGGTCACTGTTCGGACTGAGTTCCACTCAGACCGTGGGCTTACTGGGAATCGCCTGGATCCTAGTGGTAACCTTCTTTGCCACGCGTGGGGTCAACTCTATCGCCAAGATTTCGTCACTCGGCGGAATCTTCGTGATGTTTTTAACCGCCCTCTTCTTCGTGGCCAGCATCGTGATTGTCATTGCTAACGGCGGGCACTTAGCGGAACCCATCAACGGCATTCACAGCTTCGTGGTTTCCCCGAACCCACAATTCTCCTCACCAATGGCACTGATGTCGTTCGTGACGTACGCGGTTTTCGCTTACGCCGGCATGGAATCCATGGGGGGCATCACCGACTCCATGGATCATCCCGAAAAGACCTTCCCGAAGGGGCTGATCATTTCGACGGTGGCCATCACGTTGATGTACTCCCTGTCGATCTTCCTCTGGGGGATCAGTACCAACTGGCACGACATTCTGGGGAAGAACACCGTCAACCTCGGTAACATTACTTACGTGTTAATGAACAACCTGGGGCTGGTCTTAGGACACGCCCTGCACCTATCCGCTGGAACGGCCGCGGGACTCGGTCACTTCTTCGCACGCTTAACCGGGTTAAGCATGTTTATGGGGTACTTAGGATCCTTCTTTGTCTTGGTCTACTCCCCACTCAAGTCCTTTATCCTAGGCTCATCGCCACAGTTGTGGCCTAAGAAGATGACCAAGCTCAACAAGGTGGGCATGCCGGCCTACTCGATGTGGCTGCAAGCCATCATCGTGGCGGTCTTCGTCTTTCTGGTCGCCTTCGGGGGATCTGCGGCCAAGCAGTTCTACCTCATCTTGACCGACATGGGGAACGTGTCAACGTCCTTCCCATACCTCTTCTTGATTGGGGCCTTCCCCTTCTTCAAGAAGCGTACCAACTTGGACCGACCGTTTGAGGTCTTCACCAGCCGGTTGTGGACTAACGTGATCGTCGCTTTGGTCTTGATTGTGTTGGTCGGTGGAATTGGATTCACCTGCCTACAACCAATCCTAGAACACGATTACATCACCGCCTTTTGGACCATCATCGGCCCCATCTTCTTCGGCGCCGTGGCCTGGATCTTCTACCGCAACGCCCAAAAGCGTTCGGCGGATGACCAAATCACTAGCGAAGATTAAATCGGTTAATAACCTTACGAAGAGAGTGGGCCAAAAGGCGGTTAGCTGGTGAGCATGAACGACGGTTCGTAAGTCAGATAATCCTGGACTTGGATTATCTGACTTGCGGGGTTAAGCGGAACCAGCTGCCTTTTGGCGCACGTTTCGACACTAAATATTCGGAGACACTAAGAGCCTGAGACTTTTATCTCAGGCCCTTTTTGTGTGCACCCAAATAATTTTCGTTCGCTTTTTGCACAAATTCAAAGCTAAATATAACGATTTTTATATCGAATTTAATTAATTTACGATTTTATATAGACTAATCCGGCTTTTTTTAGCTATAATCAGCATGAAAGACGAATATTATTTAACTGAGGAGGAAGTAATGTGCACTGGTTAACCGACTTACTCGCGGCCATTGGGGTCGTGTTGAACGGCATTCCCCAAGGAATCATGGCCATGTCGTTAGGTTTCGCTATTTTCCCCACCCTGTTTTCCTTTATTTTCGCTTCAGCGGTCAACGGGGCGTTTGGTGCCGTGGCCCCCTTATCCTTTCAGGCTGAATCGCTGGCCTTAACGGGAAAGCTCGGGCGCGATTTACGTGAACGAACGTCCATCATCTTCGGCGGCTCCGTCATCATGTTGGTGATTGGGGTCACTGGGACCTTGACCAAGATCGTCGACATCCTAGGCAACAACATCATGGCGGGCATGATGGCCGGCGTGGGGATCATGCTGGCCAAGATCGCCCTGGGGATGGCCAAGGACCAGCGGCTAACTGGTTGGCTGTCCATCGCGATCGCCATCGTGGTCTACCTGATCACCAAGGACCTGGTCTGGACCATCGTCCTTTCGGTGATTGGGTCTAGTCTCACCGCCGTCACCCTGCAACACTACCGCGCCGACCTACCAGCACACGTGACGGCCCGCCGTTTCGTGTTCACCAAGCCTCAATTCAACGTCCGGGTGCTGCGCGGCGCACTTAGCTTGGCCTGTCTGAACATCGGCGCTAACATCTCCTACGGGTTGATTACCGGGCAAATGACCGGACAAAAACCAAATCCGGTGAACTTAAACCTGTTGACCGGTACGCAAGCCTTAGCCGACATGGGAACCAGTCTTCTAGGCGGGGCGCCGGTTGAAGCCATCATCTCCGCCACCGGGAGTGCCCCCGAACCCGTAGTTGCCGGCATCATGATGATGTTGATCATGGCCGCCATCCTGGCTTTGGGGTGGTTGGGCAAGCTGGGGAAGTACGTGCCTAGTGCCTCGATCGCCGGCTTTCTGCTGATTTTGGGCGTCGCCGTCATTTTCCCGGCCAACGCCGCAACCGCCCTGCACGGCGCTAACAGTACCGTGGCCGCCATCACCCTGGTGGTAACCGCCATCGCCGACCCTTTTGCCGGGCTCATGTCCGGGGCCGTGTTGAAATTTGTTTTACCACTACTTGGATTGGGGGTTTAATCCCGTGTCACAGACTTATACCTTAACCTTAGGCCCATTAACCCGTCAGTTACCGATTATTCCGATTAGTGCCAACCTGGCCATCGCATCCTTCGTGCTGTTGGGCGACGCCGAGCTCACCGACTACGCCGCTAGCGCTTTGGCCCAAAAGGTGCCCACCGATTTCGACTACCTCATCACCATGGAAAGTAAGGGCATCCCGCTGGCCCAGGAGCTGAGCCGCCTGATCAACCACGCCCAGTTCGTGGTGTTACGCAAGTCGCAAAAAGATTACATGCAAGACCCCTTATCGGTTCCAGTTAACGCCATCACCACCAGTGTCCCACAACACCTGTTTCTCGACGGCTTAGATGCCCAAAACATTGCCCATAAACGGGTGGTCATCGTCGACGACGTCATTAGCAGTGGCGGCTCACTCAAGGCCGCGCGCGAATTGGTCCAACAGGCCCAAGCCACCGTGGTCGGCCAGGTCGCCATCTTAGCCGAAGGCGCTGCCGCTAAGCGAACCGATATTGAATTTTTGGCGGAACTACCGTTATTTCCGTTATAACCTACGAGGAGGATTTTTATGAAACGTGCTTTACTGAGTGTTTCCGATAAAACCGGCCTAGTGGCCTTTGCCCAGACGCTGATCGCTAACGACTACGAATTGGTTTCCACCGGCGGGACCCAAGCCGCTTTGACCGCCGCCCACGTGCCGGTCACGCCAATCGAAGCCGTGACCCACTTTCCCGAAATGCTTAACGGGCGGGTCAAGACCCTGAACCCCTTAGTTTTTGGCGGGATCTTAGCCAAACGGGATAACCCCGTCCATCAGCAAACCCTAAAGGAGCACGAAATCACCCCCATTGACCTCGTGTGCGTCAACCTTTATCCCTTTGCCCAAACCATCAGTCAGCCCGACGTCACGTTAGCAGCGGCCGTGGAGCAAATCGACATCGGCGGGCCGTCACTCATCCGTGCAGCCGCCAAGAACTATGCCGATGTCCTGGTGGTCTGTGACCCCGCCGACTACGCTACCGTTGGTCAGGCCGTCAGTGACGACACCGCCACCATGGCCTTACGTCAACGTCTAGCCGCCAAGGTCTTCCAACACACAGCCCACTACGACACTCTGATTGCCGACTACCTGACCGCTGAGTCGGATGCGGCCCCCGAACTTTTAACCGTCACCTACCAACGCCAACAGGCTTTACGTTACGGTGAAAACCCACAACAGGCGGCGACCCTCTACCGGGAAAACCAACCGGCGCCTTTCTCCATTCCGGCGGCCAAGCAGCTGCACGGTAAGCCATTATCCTTTAACAACATCAAGGACGCCGACGCGGCACTGGGCCTCATCCGCGAATTTAGCGCCCCCACCATCATCGCCCTAAAGCACATGAACCCTTGCGGTGTCGGTTCGGCGGCAACCCTCGAAACGGCCTGGGATGAATGCTACGCGGCCGATTCGATGTCGATTTTTGGGGGAATCATCGTCTTGAACCGGCCGGTCGATCTGGCCACGGCCACCAAGATGCACCAATTGTTCCTCGAAATCATCATTGCCCCTAGCTTTGATGACGAGGCCTACGCCGTCCTGGCTAAAAAGAAGAACCTTCGCCTGTTAACGGTCGACTTTACTACCGCGGCCGACCCCGAACCGGATGAACTCATTAGTATTCGTGGTGGTCTCCTCCGTCAAGAACGGGACCACGTCCTTGACGATCCGGCCGACTTCCAGGTGGTTAGCCAAGCACAACCCACGGCCGAACAGCTGCAAGCCGTTCTCTTCGGCCTGAAGACCATTAAGTTCGTCAAGAGTAACGCCATCGTGGTCAACACCCCGAGCCAAACACTCGGCATCGGCCCCGGTCAGATGAACCGGATTGATGCGGTTAAAATTGCCGTGGGTAAGGCCGAGAGCAAACCGCACTACGACCAAGCCGTGCTGGTCTCCGACGCTTTCTTCCCGATGGACGACTGCGTCGAATACGCCGCTCAACACGGGATCACGACCATCGCTGAACCCGGAGGCAGTATTCGCGATCGGGATTCTATCGCCATGGCCGACAAGTACGGCATTGCGTTGGTCTTTACGGGCCACCGCCACTTCCGCCACTAAACCATTAATCGAATTGGATGACGCCTGATTACTGCCCGGCAAAAGGCAGTAAGCGGGCGCCGCAAGGGAGTCTGGATCAACGTCCAGGCTCCTTTTTTGTCCAATCATATTCGGGTGACGGCGCTAATCTGAGAAAGCTGGCCTTCCCCTGAACCACGTTTAGTTTAAGTATTAAAAGTTAAAGTATTTTTTGTGTTAGTGCTTTCAAAAGAAAAACGATGAGCAGCCACCCACCGTTTTTCTACCTGTTAGTGTTTGACGCGCGTCAATTTTAATTGTGGATCTGGTCGTTGACCGATAAATAACGGCACGCGTTCTTCAATAACGTCACTAAATTCCAACCCGTACCAACGCGACGTCGAGACCGACCAGCGCTGCAGCAACAGGCGTCCCCCAATCAACAACCGGTCAAGCGTCGAGAGGTCGTGGGCGCTGAGATCCTGAAACTGCTGATTTAAGATGACAAACTTGAAGTTACCCACCCGCCGGTGTAATTGACTAGAATATTCCGGTGTTTGGTCGTCGATCAAGCCCTTCGCTAGTAGTTCGTTGACGATCTGCCGCAAATAAACGTTCAAGCGCTGGGACTTCTTGAACCCCAAATAGAGTTGAATATCGACCACGTTGCGCGTGCCGTGCAGGTTGACCGTGTAGTGACAGTCCGCCGGTTGGTCCGTTTCGTTCACCGTAATAAACCAGTAAACCTTCGCGCGTTTAGGCTGTTGGTCCAAAATCGAGTAAATGACCGACCGTTTAATGGTCTGATCGGGCCGAACCCGGTTGACGTAAACCAGATTGGTCGCAAAGGTTGGCACCCCGTCATCGTGACTGAGGGCCTGTAACTGCGGCAGAAACGTTGGTAGATAAACTTCCTCGGTCTCCTGCAGGTTGGCATCCAGCCGTCGGTTCCCCTGGTACCAGACCACCATGATGAGTAAGATCACGCAGGTCAAGAACAGCGTCACGTACCCACCGTGCCAGAATTTCACCAGACTGGCAACCAGGAAGAGACTTTCCAAGGCCCCAAAACCAATGACAAAGACCGTTGCTAACCACGGGTGTTGCGGCTTCAAGAAGGCGTGTAACAGCAGCGTGGTCATCAGCATGGTGAGCACAATGGCTAACCCGTAGGCCGCTTCCATGTGTGCCGAGGTCTTAAAGAACCAGACGATGCTCAACGTGACCAGACACAGTAACCAGTTGACCGTCGCGACGTAAATCTGACTGGCGGAGTTTCCCAGAAACTTGATCCGGAGTTTCGGCAATAATTTGAGCCCAATGGCTTCATGAACCAGGGTGTAGGACCCCGTAATCAACGCCTGCGACGCAATAATTGCCGCCAGTGTTGCGAGTAAGATCGCCACGACCTGTCCGCCAGCGGGAACCATGGCGTAAAACGGGTTAAGGCTGTGCAACTGCGCCGTGGTCAACGACGCGTGGGTCATCAACCACGCCCCCTGACCCAAGTAGCTCAACATCAACATGCCGTAAACGAACGGCCAGGTCGCGTAAATGTTGGCGCGACCCACCTGCCCCATATCCGCGTACAGGGCTTCCGCGCCGGTCGTAGCCAGAAAGATGCTGCCCAGGATGAAGATCCCTTGATGGTTCAGCGGGCTGGTTAGCAACCGAATAGCATAGACCGGTGATAGGGCCTTGAGCATGCTGGGAGCCGCCAGGAGATTCCAGAACCCGACCCCGCCAATGAAGCTAAACCATAGAAACATGATGGGGCCAAACGAGCGGCCGATGGAAACCGTTCCGAAACGTTGAATTAAGAACAGGCCTAATAAGATTCCGGTCACAATCCCTAGCACCATTCCCTGGTGCGAGCTAATGGTCAGTGGCCCCAGATGTAGCCCCTTCAGGCCTTCAACGGCCGAGGTCACCGTCACCGCCGGGGTCAACGTCCCGTCGGCTAACAGGGCCGCGCCCCCCAACAAGGCGGGCCAAATCAGCCACTTCGCCTGATTACGCACCAACGCGAAAAGGGCAAAAATTCCCCCTTCCTGATGGTTATCGGCGTGCATGGCTAATAGCACGTACTTAAGGGTCGTCATCAACATCAACGTCCAAAAAATCAGCGAGATACTCCCCAACAGAACCGTGGGCTGTAGTGCCCCGGGCTGACGCGCAGAGGCTAAGATGGCGTTCATCACGTATAACGGTGACGTGCCAATGTCCCCGTACACGATTCCTAAGGTGATCAACATCCCCGCGCCGGATAATACCTGCGTCGTTTTCCGCATAGCATCCACCTTCTTCGCGTTCCATCTTAAACAATTTACCCGCTAAAGGCCCGCCAAAGTACATGGTTTACCAGTTGACTGAACCAGAGAATCATTAACTAATTATTTAATCTATTAATTAACTAGTTACCCCGTGTTTGCTTAATCACTGACCGTTCCAGTCTTGCCGACCTTATCCCAGACGTCGAGGCCACTACACTCGGGGTAAAGGGAGGTCTACTCATGAAGTACGAATTTTTTGAAACGCAACCCTGCGCCCCCTGTAAAGTCATCTTTCACCATAACGACTTTCACCTGGTGCCCCTGCACTTCCACGCCGCTATCGAGGTAAACTACGTCTTTACGGGCAGCGAAGATTGGGTCACCGTTAACGGTCAACGTTATCGGCCCCAAGCGGGCGACACGTTGATCATCAACAGTAATGTCCCCCACGCCTTTACACCGGCTAGCGACCGTCACGCCTACGACGCGGTCACCTTGATTTACCCCTATCAACGACTCACCGCACTCTATCCACCGCTAAACCAGCACGTGTTGACGTTACCCAATTCGCAGACTCGGGCCTATGAACACCTGCAAACGACCTTGACGCGCATGCGCACCGTACACGACCATCAACCTGATCGGGCCCTCGCGCGGCTCCAGTTACGTGCACTCAGCTATGCCGCTTTGGTCACATTACTCCAGCCCCCCTTTCTCATCTCCGGGCACCCCCGTCAACTGACCACCCCCGATAGTCAACTGCTGGCGAGATGTCTGACCGATCTGGACCAGCACCTAGCAGAACCACTCGACAACGCGACCATCGCCGCACACCACCACATCTCCGTCAGCAAGTTAACCCACCTGTTTCACACCGAAATGGGCCAGTCCGTGCAGACCTACTTACGGCAACAACGCCTCGCCCGGGCTTACGAGCTACTCATGACTCAAAATAAGCCCGTGGGCGTCATCGCCGACCTGGTGGGCTTCCCCAACGAAAAATCCCTGATTACGGCCTTTCGTGCCATTTATCACACCACGCCGTTCCACTATCGCCACCAATTCCGCCATTAACCTGCCGAAATTTACCATTTTGGCGCCCTTAATTGGCCATTTTCCGCCGCCAAATTGGTCATACTAAATGATGTAAGCGGATACATAATTACATTTAAAAAAGGAAGTTTTACCATGTCACTTCATGCTAATCGATTCTTCTCCAATGCTTTAGGGCACACCGTCAGCGTCCAGGTCGTACTCCCCGAGATTAAAAACGCTCAAATGAAGCTCCCCCAATTGCCGCTGGGAACCCGTTTCCCAACCCTGTGGTTACTCCACGGTCTCGGAGACGATGATACCGTTTGGCTCCGGCGGGCCGGGGTCGAACGCCTCGCCAATAACTTTGGCGTCGCCATGGTCATGCCAGCCGTCGACCGCAGTTTTTACGCGAATATGACTTATGGCGGCCAGTACTGGACCTACCTCACCCAGGAACTGCCCGCCCGCATGCGCTTGACGTTTCCCCTGGCCGCCGACCGTGCCGATAACTTTGTTGCCGGCTACTCCATGGGTGGGTACGGGGCGTTACGTTGGGCGTTGACCCAACCCGAACACTTTAAGGCCGTGGCCGCCATGTCCGCCATCGTGGATTTACCTAAGTTCATTCAGGGGTTAAAGGACGGCACCCTGGGTTATCCCGACGCGCCTAATCCCACGGCGATTTGGGGCGGGCAGGACGTCCACCACTCCGATTTAAACCTCGACTGGCTGCTCGCCCACCCCAGCGCCGCCACGGCCGACCTAAACGTTTACACCACGGCCGGCGGACCCACTGACTTCTTAAACGCCGATAACCTGCGTTACCGGGCTAAGTTTGCCCAGGCTTTCGGTACCCATTACACCTGGGAACCCGGCACGAACGGCCACAATTGGAACTTCTGGACGCCCCGGTTGGAACGGATCATGTCCTGGTTACCGCTAAATCAAGGGGGGCAAGCCGTATGAGTCTATTAATCTTAGCGTTAAGCCTGATCGTCTTAATCTTATTAGTCACTGTTTGCAAGATGAATTCTTTTCTGGCCATCGTCATGGCGTCCATCTTTCTGGGCACCTGCCTGGGCTTACCCGTTGATAAGACCATGACCCTGATTGGCACCGGGATGGGCGACCAACTGGGTGGTCTGGTGCTGGTCTTTGCCTTTGGGGCCATCCTGGGCAAACTGGTCGCCGACGCCGGCGGGGCCAAACAAATTGCCGACACGTTGACCCAGAAATTTGGGCACCAACATATTCAACTGGCCGTGGCCTTAGCCGCCTTTATCATCGGGCTGTCGCTGTTCTTTGAAGTCGGCATGGTCGTCATGATTCCCATCGTCTTTGCCGTGGCACTCGAGGTTCACGAACCCATGTTGAAACTCGGATTACCCATGCTAATGGGGTTAGGAACGGCGCACGCCTTCTTGCCGCCACACCCCGCTCCCGTGGCCATCAGCCAGTTACTCCACGCTAATTTGGGCCAGGTGTTAGCTTACGGGTTGTGCCTCGCCGTTCCCTATCTTTTGATAACGGCGGTCCTGATTCCTAAGTTGATCCAACACTGGTTCCCCCAGAGCTTTCGGCAAATCAAATTTTTACCCGGCGTCGGCGATTTGTCGCCCGCACCGGCAGCCGATCGGCCGTTACCGAGCCTACGTCTATCACTGTTAACCGCATTAATGCCCGTCATTCTCATGTCGCTAGGGACGCTATTCACCGCACTGGGCGTGAAAAATGGGGCGGTCACCGCGCTGAACAATTCCAGCTTCAGCATGTTTCTCGCGTTGATGTTCGCGCTATGGGCCATGGGCTGGCACCAACACCGGACCAACCAGGCCGTCTTGTCGTCCATTGAATCGTCAATCAGTAGTATTGGGATGTTGCTACTGATCATCGGGGCGGCGGGTGGTCTCAAACAGGTTATGTTAGCCGGTCACCTGGCCAATCAAATCGCCGGTTTCATGCTACACACCGGCTTATCACCGCTGCTTCTCGCCTGGATTATGGCGGCATTGATTCGGGTCTCGCTGGGGTCCACGACCGTGGCGGCCTGCCTGTTACTACCCATCGTCGGTCACCTGACCGTCCCCTTGGCTTTACTGGTCTTAGCCATTGGCGCGGGGTCCAGCTTTGGCTCACACGTCAACGATGCCGGCTTTTGGATGGTCAATCAATACTTTAGCCTCACCATTAAAGAAACCTTTGAGACCTGGACGTTACTGAGCTCCCTCTCGGGGATCGTTGGCTTGCTACTGGTCATGGGCATGAGTCTATTCGTTTAAATGAAAGCGCTAACTAAAATCCACAAAAAAACACC
Above is a window of Levilactobacillus zymae DNA encoding:
- a CDS encoding C69 family dipeptidase; its protein translation is MNYSACTSILIGAKASIDGSVMIGRNEDAKAAWPKHFVVHPAQETPAAQFVSQDNGFTLPLPSHAAKYTATPEWTDQYGLFEEAGINEFGVAMSATESTYSNDRVLGCDPLVANGIAEEAMVTVVLPYVHTAREGVKRLGQLVEHYGTAESNGILFADQTEAWYLETGAGHFWVAQRIPDHAYAVVANQMAIQTIDFHDPANFLFAPNLQAFVRENHLNPHPDHFNWREIFGTRDQSDLYYNTPRVWYGQQRFTPQVSAQPQSFDLPFIQYADRQLAVTDAQDYLSSHYEGTPYDPVGAGSPAERTRFRPVSLAKTQESHVLQLRPDFEPALAGIQWLAMGVGAQSVYVPFYAGIDSTPTAYHLGQATYDRQSAYWTYKLVGVLNDAHYHETITALNAAQKQLRGELAHLVRQTDAVAQHLTGLELTHYLTVQSNRAAALGIQRYRDLAAQFITQATDLGPLNYHQDLNL
- the yjeM gene encoding glutamate/gamma-aminobutyrate family transporter YjeM; amino-acid sequence: MEKQQKIKLSTLILMIFTAIYGFANTTVAYDQMGYASIIWYILAALLFFLPSALMLAEYGSAFKEAKGGIYSWLAGSIGEKWAFIGTFIWLSSWIIWMLSTSSKVWIPLSTLISGSDQTQTWSLFGLSSTQTVGLLGIAWILVVTFFATRGVNSIAKISSLGGIFVMFLTALFFVASIVIVIANGGHLAEPINGIHSFVVSPNPQFSSPMALMSFVTYAVFAYAGMESMGGITDSMDHPEKTFPKGLIISTVAITLMYSLSIFLWGISTNWHDILGKNTVNLGNITYVLMNNLGLVLGHALHLSAGTAAGLGHFFARLTGLSMFMGYLGSFFVLVYSPLKSFILGSSPQLWPKKMTKLNKVGMPAYSMWLQAIIVAVFVFLVAFGGSAAKQFYLILTDMGNVSTSFPYLFLIGAFPFFKKRTNLDRPFEVFTSRLWTNVIVALVLIVLVGGIGFTCLQPILEHDYITAFWTIIGPIFFGAVAWIFYRNAQKRSADDQITSED
- a CDS encoding NCS2 family permease — encoded protein: MHWLTDLLAAIGVVLNGIPQGIMAMSLGFAIFPTLFSFIFASAVNGAFGAVAPLSFQAESLALTGKLGRDLRERTSIIFGGSVIMLVIGVTGTLTKIVDILGNNIMAGMMAGVGIMLAKIALGMAKDQRLTGWLSIAIAIVVYLITKDLVWTIVLSVIGSSLTAVTLQHYRADLPAHVTARRFVFTKPQFNVRVLRGALSLACLNIGANISYGLITGQMTGQKPNPVNLNLLTGTQALADMGTSLLGGAPVEAIISATGSAPEPVVAGIMMMLIMAAILALGWLGKLGKYVPSASIAGFLLILGVAVIFPANAATALHGANSTVAAITLVVTAIADPFAGLMSGAVLKFVLPLLGLGV
- a CDS encoding phosphoribosyltransferase family protein, which gives rise to MSQTYTLTLGPLTRQLPIIPISANLAIASFVLLGDAELTDYAASALAQKVPTDFDYLITMESKGIPLAQELSRLINHAQFVVLRKSQKDYMQDPLSVPVNAITTSVPQHLFLDGLDAQNIAHKRVVIVDDVISSGGSLKAARELVQQAQATVVGQVAILAEGAAAKRTDIEFLAELPLFPL
- the purH gene encoding bifunctional phosphoribosylaminoimidazolecarboxamide formyltransferase/IMP cyclohydrolase, which gives rise to MKRALLSVSDKTGLVAFAQTLIANDYELVSTGGTQAALTAAHVPVTPIEAVTHFPEMLNGRVKTLNPLVFGGILAKRDNPVHQQTLKEHEITPIDLVCVNLYPFAQTISQPDVTLAAAVEQIDIGGPSLIRAAAKNYADVLVVCDPADYATVGQAVSDDTATMALRQRLAAKVFQHTAHYDTLIADYLTAESDAAPELLTVTYQRQQALRYGENPQQAATLYRENQPAPFSIPAAKQLHGKPLSFNNIKDADAALGLIREFSAPTIIALKHMNPCGVGSAATLETAWDECYAADSMSIFGGIIVLNRPVDLATATKMHQLFLEIIIAPSFDDEAYAVLAKKKNLRLLTVDFTTAADPEPDELISIRGGLLRQERDHVLDDPADFQVVSQAQPTAEQLQAVLFGLKTIKFVKSNAIVVNTPSQTLGIGPGQMNRIDAVKIAVGKAESKPHYDQAVLVSDAFFPMDDCVEYAAQHGITTIAEPGGSIRDRDSIAMADKYGIALVFTGHRHFRH
- a CDS encoding KUP/HAK/KT family potassium transporter encodes the protein MRKTTQVLSGAGMLITLGIVYGDIGTSPLYVMNAILASARQPGALQPTVLLGSISLIFWTLMLMTTLKYVLLAMHADNHQEGGIFALFALVRNQAKWLIWPALLGGAALLADGTLTPAVTVTSAVEGLKGLHLGPLTISSHQGMVLGIVTGILLGLFLIQRFGTVSIGRSFGPIMFLWFSFIGGVGFWNLLAAPSMLKALSPVYAIRLLTSPLNHQGIFILGSIFLATTGAEALYADMGQVGRANIYATWPFVYGMLMLSYLGQGAWLMTHASLTTAQLHSLNPFYAMVPAGGQVVAILLATLAAIIASQALITGSYTLVHEAIGLKLLPKLRIKFLGNSASQIYVATVNWLLCLVTLSIVWFFKTSAHMEAAYGLAIVLTMLMTTLLLHAFLKPQHPWLATVFVIGFGALESLFLVASLVKFWHGGYVTLFLTCVILLIMVVWYQGNRRLDANLQETEEVYLPTFLPQLQALSHDDGVPTFATNLVYVNRVRPDQTIKRSVIYSILDQQPKRAKVYWFITVNETDQPADCHYTVNLHGTRNVVDIQLYLGFKKSQRLNVYLRQIVNELLAKGLIDDQTPEYSSQLHRRVGNFKFVILNQQFQDLSAHDLSTLDRLLIGGRLLLQRWSVSTSRWYGLEFSDVIEERVPLFIGQRPDPQLKLTRVKH
- a CDS encoding AraC family transcriptional regulator, translating into MKYEFFETQPCAPCKVIFHHNDFHLVPLHFHAAIEVNYVFTGSEDWVTVNGQRYRPQAGDTLIINSNVPHAFTPASDRHAYDAVTLIYPYQRLTALYPPLNQHVLTLPNSQTRAYEHLQTTLTRMRTVHDHQPDRALARLQLRALSYAALVTLLQPPFLISGHPRQLTTPDSQLLARCLTDLDQHLAEPLDNATIAAHHHISVSKLTHLFHTEMGQSVQTYLRQQRLARAYELLMTQNKPVGVIADLVGFPNEKSLITAFRAIYHTTPFHYRHQFRH